A window of the Bombina bombina isolate aBomBom1 chromosome 3, aBomBom1.pri, whole genome shotgun sequence genome harbors these coding sequences:
- the LOC128652066 gene encoding keratin, type II cytoskeletal cochleal-like — protein MPHQSTHHSSGLRHFSSCSVSLPKHVSTHSISSYSPKHGGSSHKAVHCFSSKSAYSLGSKGHKISVGKGCHGSGYGFGGSGYGFGGSSCAGGITSVTVNQGLLAPLNLEIDPTIQRVRTEERNQIRGLNNKFASFIDKVRFLEQQNKMLEAKWGVLQDQNTARFQTEPLFDAFINNLRRQLDNLSCETARLDAERNNMEESVEDLRRRYEEEANSRTAAENEFAGLKRDVDAAFMNKAELQAKADSLSDEINFLRALFDAEIAQLQAQISDTSVVVSMDNSRDLDLDGIIGEVRAQYEEIANRSRAEAEALYQSRFEELRMTAGRNGNDLQNTRNEIAELNRTIQRLRGEVESAKSQRAALEAAISEAEGRGEAAVRDAKNKLAELEAALQKAKQDMARQLREYQELMNVKLALDIEIATYKRMLEGEECR, from the exons ATGCCTCACCAATCAACCCACCACAGCTCTGGCCTCAGGCACTTCAGCTCCTGCTCTGTTTCTTTACCTAAACATGTGAGCACCCACAGCATTTCCTCATACTCACCAAAACATGGTGGATCTTCCCACAAGGCAGTGCATTGCTTTAGCAGTAAAAGCGCCTACAGTCTTGGATCGAAAGGACACAAGATCTCAGTAGGTAAAGGTTGTCATGGATCTGGGTATGGTTTTGGAGGATCTGGTTATGGATTTGGGGGATCATCTTGTGCAGGAGGTATCACCTCTGTTACTGTGAACCAAGGTCTTCTGGCACCTCTCAACTTGGAGATTGACCCAACCATCCAGAGAGTAAGGACTGAAGAAAGGAATCAAATAAGAGGGCTCAACAACAAATTTGCTTCTTTCATTGACAAA GTGCGCTTTTTGGAACAACAGAACAAAATGCTAGAGGCTAAATGGGGTGTTTTACAAGATCAAAACACTGCAAGATTCCAGACTGAACCACTATTTGATGCTTTTATCAACAACCTCAGGAGACAACTGGATAATCTGAGCTGTGAGACAGCTCGTCTTGATGCAGAGAGAAACAATATGGAGGAATCAGTGGAAGATTTAAGAAGAAG ATACGAAGAAGAAGCAAACAGTCGCACAGCTGCCGAGAATGAATTTGCTGGACTAAAGAGA GATGTTGATGCTGCATTTATGAACAAAGCTGAGCTGCAAGCTAAGGCTGACTCCCTGAGTGATGAGATCAACTTCCTGCGGGCCCTGTTTGATgct GAAATTGCTCAGCTCCAGGCCCAGATCTCAGACACATCAGTGGTGGTTTCCATGGATAACAGCAGAGACCTGGACCTGGACGGTATTATTGGTGAGGTCAGAGCTCAGTATGAGGAGATCGCTAACAGGAGCAGAGCTGAGGCTGAGGCCTTGTACCAGTCAAGG TTTGAGGAGCTTCGCATGACCGCGGGTAGAAATGGCAATGATCTTCAGAACACCAGAAATGAGATTGCTGAGCTCAACCGAACAATTCAGAGACTTAGAGGAGAGGTTGAGAGCGCAAAATCACAG CGTGCTGCACTCGAGGCAGCAATAAGTGAGGCTGAGGGCCGGGGAGAGGCGGCTGTCAGAGACGCCAAGAATAAACTGGCAGAGTTGGAGGCTGCTCTGCAGAAAGCTAAGCAGGACATGGCTCGCCAGCTGCGTGAGTACCAGGAGCTGATGAACGTGAAGCTGGCGCTGGATATTGAGATTGCAACTTATAAGAGAATGCTGGAGGGAGAAGAGTGCAGGTGA
- the LOC128652618 gene encoding keratin, type II cytoskeletal cochleal-like, whose protein sequence is MPHQSTHHSSGHFSSCSSLIPKHVSTSSYSPKHGGSAHKSVSCFSSKSAYSFGSKAPKISVGSCYSGNSGHGYGSGYGFGGIGRGFGGSSCSGGITSVTVNQGLLAPLNLEINPNIQRVRTEERNQIRGLNNKFASFIDKVRFLEQQNKMLETKWNLLQNQSTARCQTEPLFESFISNLRRQLENLGCETARLDAERNNMEQTAAEIRRRYEEEVNRRTAAENEFVTIKRDVDAAFMNKAELQAKADSLSDEINFLRTLFDAEIAQLQAQISDTSVVVSMDNSRDLDLDGIIAEVRAQYEEIANRSRAEAEALYQSRFEELRMTAGRNGNDLQNTRNEIAELNRTIQRLRGEIESAKSQRAALEAAISDAEGRGEAAVRDAKNKLAELEAALQKAKQDMARQLREYQELMNVKLALDIEIATYKKMLEGEECRLAVEGPVNISVLHSSTGGKESVGGSSHSGSRKSFSHRAALEAAISDAEGRGEAAVRDAKNKLAELEAALQKAKQDMARQLREYQELMNVKLALDIEIATYKKMLEGEECRLAVEGPVNISVLHSSTGGKESVGGSSHSGSRKSFSHVSKHSSGHGHC, encoded by the exons ATGCCTCACCAGTCTACCCACCACAGCTCTGGACACTTTAGCTCCTGCTCCAGTTTGATACCTAAACATGTTAGCACTTCCTCATACTCACCAAAACATGGAGGTTCTGCTCACAAGTCAGTATCTTGCTTTAGTAGTAAAAGTGCCTATAGTTTTGGTTCCAAAGCACCCAAGATTTCAGTAGGAAGTTGTTATTCTGGAAATAGTGGGCATGGATATGGATCTGGATATGGCTTTGGAGGAATTGGACGTGGATTTGGTGGATCATCTTGCTCTGGAGGTATCACCTCTGTTACTGTAAACCAAGGTCTTCTGGCACCACTCAACTTGGAGATTAACCCCAACATTCAGAGAGTGAGGACTGAAGAGAGGAATCAAATTAGAGGTCTCAACAACAAGTTTGCTTCCTTCATTGACAAG GTGCGCTTTTTGGAACAGCAAAACAAAATGCTTGAGACCAAATGGAATTTGCTTCAGAACCAAAGCACTGCAAGGTGTCAGACTGAACCTCTATTTGAGTCTTTCATCAGTAACCTCAGGAGACAGTTAGAGAATCTAGGATGTGAGACAGCTCGTTTGGATGCAGAAAGAAACAATATGGAGCAAACAGCAGCAGAAATAAGGAGGAG atatgAAGAAGAAGTTAATAGACGCACAGCTGCAGAGAATGAATTTGTAACAATAAAGAGG GATGTTGATGCAGCATTTATGAACAAAGCTGAGCTGCAAGCAAAGGCTGATTCCCTAAGTGATGAGATCAACTTCCTGCGGACCCTGTTTGATGCT GAAATTGCTCAGCTCCAGGCTCAGATCTCAGATACATCAGTGGTGGTTTCCATGGATAACAGCAGAGACCTGGACCTGGACGGTATTATTGCTGAGGTCAGAGCTCAGTATGAGGAGATCGCTAACAGGAGCAGAGCTGAGGCTGAGGCCTTGTACCAGTCAAGG TTTGAGGAGCTTCGCATGACCGCAGGGAGAAATGGCAATGATCTGCAGAACACCAGAAATGAGATTGCTGAGCTCAACCGAACAATTCAGAGACTTAGAGGGGAGATTGAGAGCGCAAAATCACAG CGTGCTGCACTGGAGGCAGCTATAAGTGATGCGGAGGGCCGGGGAGAGGCAGCTGTCAGAGACGCCAAGAATAAACTGGCTGAGCTGGAGGCTGCTCTGCAGAAAGCTAAGCAGGACATGGCTCGCCAGCTGCGTGAGTACCAGGAGCTGATGAACGTGAAGCTGGCGCTGGATATTGAGATTGCGACTTATAAGAAAATGCTGGAGGGAGAAGAGTGCAG ATTGGCAGTAGAAGGTCCAGTTAATATCT CTGTGCTACACTCCAGCACTGGAGGAAAAGAAAGCGTTGGAGGATCGTCCCATAGCGGAAGTAGAAAAAGCTTCAGTCAT CGTGCTGCACTGGAGGCAGCTATAAGTGATGCGGAGGGCCGGGGAGAGGCAGCTGTCAGAGACGCCAAGAATAAACTGGCTGAGCTGGAGGCTGCTCTGCAGAAAGCTAAGCAGGACATGGCTCGCCAGCTGCGTGAGTACCAGGAGCTGATGAACGTGAAGCTGGCGCTGGATATTGAGATTGCGACTTATAAGAAAATGCTGGAGGGAGAAGAGTGCAG ATTGGCAGTAGAAGGTCCAGTTAATATCT CTGTGCTACACTCCAGCACTGGAGGAAAAGAAAGCGTTGGAGGATCGTCCCATAGCGGAAGTAGAAAAAGCTTCAGTCATGTGTCCAAACATAGCTCTGGTCATGGCCACTGTTAA